A genomic stretch from Pomacea canaliculata isolate SZHN2017 linkage group LG2, ASM307304v1, whole genome shotgun sequence includes:
- the LOC112556083 gene encoding uncharacterized protein LOC112556083 isoform X2, protein MGSEIARLTVSLLMLLLTLALVTKGQAPGAVPGALPGAGPVSSTPGHPFCVSPPMVSTPRMPIYSMDVHTGFMRGYRTNQSVKVDITAKYPSVWKINQLFIHVPDPGITPILPPVAPGPNPAPTPGMAAMTPPPSNGHLGAWTWNLEGGSKPVDCGGTTTANFGYFAGLGADAAVLIWNEGGLTNVSAIWVPPTDYHNIFHRKTVTIEAYITFEKTPPEVRAGMGYGQAQRPSRWVKKTVSLVSLDYIDIQNYLQRLRLPMEMFNRMSRMLQ, encoded by the exons ATGGGATCCGAGATAGCGAGGTTGACGGTGtcgctgctgatgctgctgctgacgcTGGCGTTGGTGACTAAAGGTCAGGCTCCAGGTGCTGTACCAGGTGCTTTGCCAGGTGCAGGTCCGGTGTCCAGCACCCCTGGACATCCATTCTGCGTCAGTCCTCCGATGGTCAGCACCCCTCGGATGCCGATTTACAGCATGGATGTGCACACTGGCTTCATGCGCGGCTACCGCACCAACCAATCGGTCAAAG TTGACATCACAGCAAAGTATCCCTCAGTGTGGAAGATCAACCAACTGTTTATTCACGTGCCGGACCCCGGAATCACACCAATTCTCCCACCAGTCGCTCCAGGCCCGAACCCCGCGCCGACTCCTGGCATGGCGGCAATGACCCCACCGCCCAGCAATGGCCACTTGGGGGCTTGGACATGGAACTTGGAG GGGGGTTCAAAGCCCGTGGACTGTGGGGGCACCACCACCGCCAACTTTGGCTACTTCGCGGGGCTGGGTGCTGATGCTGCTGTCCTCATCTGGAACGAAGGAGGGCTGACCAACGTCTCTGCCATCTGGGTCCCTCCCACCGACTACCACAACATCTTCCACAGAAAGACGGTGACCATCGA AGCTTACATTACCTTCGAGAAGACGCCCCCAGAGGTGCGCGCGGGGATGGGCTACGGCCAAGCTCAGAGGCCCTCGCGGTGGGTCAAGAAGACCGTCAGCCTCGTCAGCCTGGACTACATCGACATCCAGAACT atttgCAGCGACTGCGTTTACCCATGGAAATGTTCAATCGCATGAGTCGAATGCTGCAGTAG
- the LOC112556083 gene encoding uncharacterized protein LOC112556083 isoform X1, whose translation MGSEIARLTVSLLMLLLTLALVTKGQAPGAVPGALPGAGPVSSTPGHPFCVSPPMVSTPRMPIYSMDVHTGFMRGYRTNQSVKVDITAKYPSVWKINQLFIHVPDPGITPILPPVAPGPNPAPTPGMAAMTPPPSNGHLGAWTWNLEGGSKPVDCGGTTTANFGYFAGLGADAAVLIWNEGGLTNVSAIWVPPTDYHNIFHRKTVTIEAYITFEKTPPEVRAGMGYGQAQRPSRWVKKTVSLVSLDYIDIQNYVARKFGPLYYLWSRPSPLGSALPVAPLEPLL comes from the exons ATGGGATCCGAGATAGCGAGGTTGACGGTGtcgctgctgatgctgctgctgacgcTGGCGTTGGTGACTAAAGGTCAGGCTCCAGGTGCTGTACCAGGTGCTTTGCCAGGTGCAGGTCCGGTGTCCAGCACCCCTGGACATCCATTCTGCGTCAGTCCTCCGATGGTCAGCACCCCTCGGATGCCGATTTACAGCATGGATGTGCACACTGGCTTCATGCGCGGCTACCGCACCAACCAATCGGTCAAAG TTGACATCACAGCAAAGTATCCCTCAGTGTGGAAGATCAACCAACTGTTTATTCACGTGCCGGACCCCGGAATCACACCAATTCTCCCACCAGTCGCTCCAGGCCCGAACCCCGCGCCGACTCCTGGCATGGCGGCAATGACCCCACCGCCCAGCAATGGCCACTTGGGGGCTTGGACATGGAACTTGGAG GGGGGTTCAAAGCCCGTGGACTGTGGGGGCACCACCACCGCCAACTTTGGCTACTTCGCGGGGCTGGGTGCTGATGCTGCTGTCCTCATCTGGAACGAAGGAGGGCTGACCAACGTCTCTGCCATCTGGGTCCCTCCCACCGACTACCACAACATCTTCCACAGAAAGACGGTGACCATCGA AGCTTACATTACCTTCGAGAAGACGCCCCCAGAGGTGCGCGCGGGGATGGGCTACGGCCAAGCTCAGAGGCCCTCGCGGTGGGTCAAGAAGACCGTCAGCCTCGTCAGCCTGGACTACATCGACATCCAGAACT ATGTGGCCCGCAAGTTCGGTCCCCTGTATTACCTGTGGTCTCGTCCCAGTCCCCTGGGCTCAGCTTTACCTGTGGCACCACTTGAACCACTTCTATGA